A region from the Polaribacter sp. Hel1_33_78 genome encodes:
- a CDS encoding NAD(P)/FAD-dependent oxidoreductase produces the protein MNKNIHIIGSGFSALASSCYLAKQGYSVTVLEKNDTLGGRARQFKKDGFTFDIGPSWYWMPDVFERFFADFGKKPSDYYTLDKLSPGYEVYFGEKSSLKISENLEDIYKMFEEEEKGSAKHLKSFLDSAKSNYDTAIKDLVYKPGVSPLELVNTTTIARVTQFFSTIRKHVRKNIKNPKLIKILEFPVLFLGAKPSNTPAFYNFMNYADFGLGTWHPRGGMYTVIEGMVSLAQSLGVNFKTNSNVEKIITDTSKNVVGLLVNGEKIETTLVLSGADYHHTETLLDKNLRQYSENYWDKKTFAPSSLLFYVGFNKKIENVSHHTLFFDTDFDAHAKEIYDNPQWPSDPLFYANFTSITDKTSAPEGKEAGFFLIPLAPGIEDTSELREEYFHKIMDRFEKLTNQKVKKHVLFNRSFCVNDFKEEYNSYKGNAYGMANTLLQTAFLRPKIKSSKVNNLYFTGQLTVPGPGVPPALISGKIASELICKNQL, from the coding sequence ATGAATAAGAATATACATATTATAGGTTCAGGTTTTTCGGCTTTAGCATCTTCTTGTTATCTTGCAAAACAAGGATATAGTGTTACTGTTTTAGAAAAAAATGATACATTAGGTGGCAGAGCAAGACAGTTTAAAAAGGATGGTTTTACGTTCGATATCGGACCTTCTTGGTATTGGATGCCAGACGTTTTTGAGCGTTTTTTCGCTGATTTCGGTAAAAAACCTTCGGATTATTACACGTTGGATAAATTGAGTCCGGGTTATGAAGTTTACTTTGGTGAAAAATCTTCTTTAAAGATCTCTGAAAATCTAGAAGATATTTATAAAATGTTTGAAGAAGAAGAGAAAGGAAGTGCAAAACATTTAAAATCGTTTTTAGATTCTGCAAAATCTAATTATGATACCGCTATAAAAGATTTAGTCTATAAACCTGGGGTTTCGCCGTTAGAGTTGGTAAATACAACAACGATAGCAAGAGTTACACAGTTTTTTTCTACGATAAGAAAACATGTTAGAAAAAATATAAAGAATCCTAAATTAATAAAGATTTTAGAATTTCCTGTATTATTTTTAGGAGCAAAACCCAGTAATACACCTGCATTTTACAATTTTATGAATTATGCAGATTTTGGTCTAGGAACATGGCATCCAAGAGGAGGTATGTATACCGTTATAGAAGGTATGGTTTCTTTAGCCCAAAGTTTAGGCGTAAATTTTAAAACCAATTCTAACGTTGAAAAAATTATTACAGATACATCAAAAAATGTTGTTGGATTATTGGTGAATGGCGAGAAAATCGAGACAACTTTAGTTTTAAGTGGTGCAGATTATCATCATACAGAAACTTTATTAGATAAAAATCTAAGACAATATTCAGAAAATTATTGGGACAAAAAAACGTTTGCACCTTCATCACTTTTATTCTATGTTGGTTTTAATAAAAAGATAGAAAACGTAAGTCATCATACCTTGTTTTTTGATACCGATTTTGATGCTCATGCAAAAGAAATATATGATAATCCGCAATGGCCGTCAGATCCTCTTTTCTATGCAAATTTTACTTCAATAACAGATAAAACATCTGCACCTGAAGGCAAAGAAGCAGGATTTTTCTTAATTCCATTAGCACCAGGAATTGAAGATACCTCAGAGCTAAGAGAAGAATATTTTCATAAAATAATGGATAGATTTGAAAAATTAACAAATCAAAAAGTTAAAAAACATGTGTTGTTTAACAGATCTTTTTGTGTAAATGATTTTAAAGAAGAATACAATTCTTATAAAGGAAATGCTTACGGTATGGCAAATACACTTTTACAAACTGCTTTTTTAAGGCCAAAAATAAAGAGTAGTAAAGTAAATAATTTGTATTTTACGGGCCAATTAACAGTTCCTGGTCCAGGTGTTCCACCTGCATTGATTTCAGGAAAGATAGCATCAGAATTAATCTGTAAAAATCAATTATAA